Proteins from a single region of Thermotoga maritima MSB8:
- a CDS encoding penicillin-binding transpeptidase domain-containing protein, with amino-acid sequence MKNRLILILMALSFVLIIMKAFQVQILEHEKHKKYIDLLQTRLVKIPAPRGKIISSDGKVLAKDEVVYVLDPWLNSIDELKKTGLFTPEEILSLVKGESIVIDKARADVISKAGMRVVMDYRRKYEPLAPHVVGYVNADRAGVYGVESVYDEFLTGTDGVKMVFVEPSGAISSEVLRSPPKPGEDVTLTIDTRIQKVAEESLEKIGNPGSVILSDVRTGEILALASFPEYNPQDFYEGFTKREWERFARNSPSPLINRAISSAYSPGSSIKILWAVAALLNGVDPEEKINCRGVFEYRNSRGEVVARYRDWKEEGHGFTDLRKAIRVSCNVYFYQLGLKLGVDKMVEVAKKLSIFEKTGIDLPGEKSGTLPSPEWKMSKIGEPWYPGDTILMSIGQGYLTATPIELLKLVSLVANEGIFYRPHVVKRIGSKAVKPEIETQVQIDEKIWNFIKDAMVDVTSFKGNEKEDPGTAYHVFGDFPYRVAGKTGTAEAGSGAPHSWFVGFAPAENPEVAIVVMVEHGGYGSGAASQIARRVLEEYFKLKESAQETPVSSRSRD; translated from the coding sequence GTGAAGAACAGGTTGATTCTGATCCTGATGGCCCTATCGTTTGTCTTGATCATCATGAAAGCTTTCCAGGTGCAGATCCTCGAACACGAGAAACACAAAAAGTACATAGACCTTCTTCAAACAAGGCTCGTGAAAATACCCGCTCCACGGGGAAAGATCATCTCAAGTGATGGAAAAGTGCTCGCAAAAGATGAAGTGGTGTACGTCCTCGATCCGTGGCTGAACAGCATAGATGAGCTGAAAAAAACAGGCCTCTTCACTCCCGAGGAGATTCTTTCACTTGTCAAAGGTGAATCCATAGTCATCGACAAAGCGAGAGCGGATGTGATTTCGAAGGCTGGAATGCGGGTCGTCATGGATTACAGGAGAAAGTACGAGCCGCTTGCACCGCATGTGGTTGGTTACGTGAACGCAGACAGGGCGGGAGTGTACGGTGTGGAGAGTGTGTACGACGAATTCCTGACGGGAACGGACGGTGTGAAGATGGTCTTTGTGGAACCATCCGGTGCGATATCTTCTGAAGTTCTTCGAAGCCCCCCGAAACCCGGCGAAGATGTAACACTCACAATCGATACCAGGATACAGAAAGTTGCCGAGGAATCTCTCGAAAAAATCGGGAATCCGGGCTCTGTGATCCTCTCCGATGTCAGAACAGGTGAAATTCTTGCCCTCGCATCGTTCCCAGAATATAACCCCCAGGACTTTTACGAAGGCTTCACTAAAAGAGAGTGGGAAAGGTTTGCTAGAAATTCACCTTCTCCTTTGATCAACAGAGCGATATCGTCCGCGTACAGCCCAGGGTCTTCCATAAAGATACTCTGGGCCGTAGCCGCTTTGCTGAACGGTGTCGATCCGGAAGAGAAGATCAACTGCCGTGGAGTGTTCGAATACAGAAACAGCAGAGGTGAAGTGGTGGCGAGGTACAGGGACTGGAAAGAAGAGGGTCACGGCTTCACCGATCTCAGAAAGGCGATCAGGGTTTCCTGCAACGTCTACTTCTATCAGCTTGGGCTGAAGCTCGGTGTGGACAAAATGGTGGAGGTTGCGAAGAAGCTGAGCATCTTCGAAAAGACAGGAATAGACCTTCCAGGTGAAAAGAGCGGTACACTTCCATCACCCGAGTGGAAAATGTCCAAAATAGGAGAACCCTGGTATCCCGGTGACACCATCCTGATGTCCATCGGACAAGGGTACCTTACAGCGACTCCCATAGAGCTTCTGAAACTCGTTTCACTTGTGGCAAACGAAGGAATCTTCTACAGACCACACGTGGTGAAAAGAATCGGCTCGAAAGCGGTGAAACCGGAGATCGAAACGCAAGTTCAGATCGATGAGAAGATATGGAACTTTATCAAGGATGCCATGGTCGATGTGACGTCCTTCAAAGGGAACGAGAAGGAAGACCCCGGAACGGCGTACCACGTGTTCGGAGACTTTCCGTACAGAGTGGCCGGGAAAACAGGCACCGCCGAGGCCGGAAGCGGTGCTCCTCACTCGTGGTTCGTGGGTTTTGCTCCTGCGGAAAATCCAGAAGTTGCGATCGTGGTGATGGTGGAACACGGAGGATACGGTTCCGGTGCAGCATCCCAGATAGCAAGAAGGGTTCTGGAAGAATACTTCAAACTGAAAGAAAGTGCTCAAGAAACTCCCGTGTCCTCTCGTTCTCGGGATTAG
- a CDS encoding amino acid ABC transporter ATP-binding protein, whose product MTVLKIEDLHKYFGKLYVLRGIDLEVKKGEVISIIGPSGSGKSTLLRCINLLEEYQRGKIYFKGELITHRNINRIRSSIGMVFQQFNLFPHLSVLNNLTLAPMKVKNMQKDEAVEKAKKLLERVGLIEKINEKPGNLSGGQQQRVAIARALMMDPELMLFDEPTSALDPELVKEVLDVIKDLAQSGMTMLIVTHEMRFARDVSDRVVFMDEGRIVEMGPPEKIFSNPENERTREFLEHFLSV is encoded by the coding sequence ATGACCGTTTTGAAAATCGAAGATCTTCACAAGTACTTCGGAAAACTCTACGTGTTAAGGGGAATAGATCTCGAGGTGAAAAAGGGTGAAGTGATCTCCATCATCGGTCCAAGCGGAAGCGGAAAGAGCACCCTTCTTCGCTGTATAAATCTGCTCGAGGAGTATCAGCGGGGGAAGATCTACTTCAAAGGTGAGCTCATCACCCACAGAAACATAAACAGGATAAGAAGTTCCATAGGTATGGTCTTTCAGCAGTTCAACCTGTTTCCGCACCTTTCTGTTTTGAACAACCTCACACTCGCTCCGATGAAAGTGAAGAACATGCAAAAAGACGAAGCTGTAGAAAAAGCGAAAAAGCTCCTGGAAAGGGTTGGACTCATCGAAAAGATAAACGAAAAGCCCGGAAACCTCTCCGGTGGACAGCAGCAGAGGGTGGCCATAGCGAGGGCCCTCATGATGGACCCGGAACTCATGCTCTTTGACGAACCCACTTCCGCTCTCGATCCAGAGCTCGTGAAAGAGGTGCTCGACGTCATAAAAGATCTGGCTCAATCCGGTATGACCATGCTGATCGTGACGCACGAGATGAGGTTCGCCCGTGACGTCTCCGACAGGGTGGTTTTCATGGACGAGGGAAGAATCGTTGAGATGGGACCTCCCGAAAAGATCTTCTCTAATCCCGAGAACGAGAGGACACGGGAGTTTCTTGAGCACTTTCTTTCAGTTTGA
- a CDS encoding amino acid ABC transporter permease has protein sequence MPEWLSVIVDNLPLLLKGALRTLQLTSLAVLIGLAIGIFVGMGRLSKYRIIRYPSSVYVEFLRGTPLMVQLFLVYFGLPELGLEFDRFTAAVIALGINSGAYVAEIVRAGIQSVPKGQYEAARSLGMSHAQAMIYVILPQAFRHILPALGNEFIALAKDSSLAMVIGTVELMRSAQYIVSRTFMSFPIYGGVALIYFAITFSVSRLVKFVEGRLKV, from the coding sequence ATGCCGGAATGGTTGAGCGTAATTGTGGATAATCTACCGCTCCTTCTGAAGGGTGCCCTGCGCACCCTTCAGCTTACTTCTCTGGCCGTTCTCATAGGGCTCGCCATAGGGATCTTCGTCGGCATGGGAAGGCTCTCGAAGTACCGGATCATAAGGTACCCGTCTTCTGTCTACGTGGAGTTTCTCAGGGGAACACCCCTGATGGTCCAGCTGTTTCTCGTGTACTTTGGACTTCCCGAACTGGGGCTCGAATTCGACAGGTTCACAGCCGCCGTTATTGCTCTCGGAATAAACAGCGGTGCGTACGTCGCCGAGATCGTGAGGGCGGGGATACAATCCGTCCCAAAGGGACAGTACGAGGCGGCGAGATCTCTCGGCATGTCACACGCACAGGCGATGATCTACGTGATTCTTCCCCAGGCCTTCAGGCACATACTTCCGGCTCTTGGAAACGAATTCATTGCCCTCGCAAAGGACAGTTCCCTTGCCATGGTGATAGGAACCGTCGAACTCATGAGAAGCGCCCAGTACATCGTGAGCAGAACATTCATGAGCTTTCCCATATACGGTGGTGTGGCGCTGATCTACTTCGCCATCACCTTCTCCGTTTCCAGGCTGGTGAAGTTCGTGGAAGGCAGGTTGAAAGTATGA
- a CDS encoding basic amino acid ABC transporter substrate-binding protein: MKKLLAVSILLVSIVIFSGAIDEIKSRGYLLVGLSADFPPFEFVDENGNIVGFDVDLAKEIARRLGVELKIVDMTFDGLIPSLLTKKIDVIISGMTITEERKKVVAFSDPYFDAGQVIVVRKDSDFRPKTYEDLVGKTVAVQIGTTGDIEVSKYDGIKVVRFDKFTDAFLELKRGRADAVVLDSATARAFVAKNPDLVISSGVLSSEQYGIAVRKEDTDLLEFINSVLRELKKSPYDVLIEKWFSE; this comes from the coding sequence ATGAAAAAACTACTTGCGGTTTCGATTCTTCTGGTTTCGATCGTGATCTTTTCTGGAGCCATCGACGAGATCAAAAGCAGAGGGTACCTGCTCGTCGGACTCTCTGCGGATTTTCCTCCGTTCGAGTTCGTTGATGAGAACGGCAACATCGTGGGTTTCGATGTCGATCTCGCAAAGGAAATCGCGAGAAGACTCGGCGTCGAACTGAAGATCGTCGATATGACCTTCGACGGACTCATTCCGAGCCTGCTCACAAAGAAGATCGACGTGATCATCTCCGGTATGACGATCACAGAGGAGAGAAAGAAGGTCGTGGCCTTCTCCGATCCGTACTTCGACGCGGGACAGGTCATCGTGGTGAGGAAAGACAGTGACTTCCGACCGAAGACCTACGAAGACCTCGTAGGGAAAACCGTGGCCGTTCAGATCGGTACCACCGGAGACATAGAGGTTTCAAAGTACGATGGTATCAAGGTCGTCAGGTTCGATAAATTCACGGACGCGTTCCTCGAGCTGAAGAGAGGCCGAGCGGACGCGGTGGTTCTGGACTCCGCCACGGCAAGGGCTTTCGTGGCGAAGAATCCGGATCTTGTTATCTCGAGTGGGGTGCTCTCCAGCGAGCAGTACGGCATCGCCGTGAGGAAAGAGGACACGGATCTTCTGGAATTCATCAACAGCGTTTTGAGAGAGCTCAAAAAGAGTCCGTACGACGTGCTTATAGAAAAATGGTTCTCAGAGTGA
- a CDS encoding NCS2 family permease → MFRLKENGTNVKTEIFAGIATFLTMAYIVFVNPSILVQAVGVDASSPLYQQFFGAFMVATILGSATATLVMAFFANYPFALAPGMGLNAYFTYTVCLGMGIDWRVALAAVFVEGLIFIGLTLVGFRKFVAGIIPESIKVAISAGIGFFIAFIGLRSAGIVVSNPATSVTLGDLTNPGVLVTVVGLLVIVALYHRKIPGAVMIGILVATLVGAIPGIGVTKYQGIVGPVPDISPTFMKLDFSGFLSLDFWIVVLTFFFVDFFDTLGTITGLAQSAGFMKNGELPRANRAFLADAIGTSVGALFGTSTVTTYIESGAGIAEGGRTGLTALVVALCMLAMLFFAPLAQTVPGYATAPALIFVGALMIGNLGRVKWDDITEALPAFITVITMPLTYSIANGIALGIISYALVKLFSGKSKEVHWFTWILALAFALWLLFIKH, encoded by the coding sequence GTGTTCCGTCTCAAAGAGAACGGGACGAACGTGAAAACAGAGATCTTCGCGGGTATCGCTACTTTCCTCACCATGGCCTACATCGTTTTTGTGAATCCTTCCATCCTCGTTCAGGCGGTTGGTGTAGACGCGAGCAGCCCCCTGTACCAGCAGTTCTTCGGAGCCTTCATGGTCGCAACGATACTGGGATCCGCCACAGCCACTCTCGTCATGGCCTTCTTCGCGAACTATCCTTTCGCGCTCGCACCCGGTATGGGACTGAACGCGTACTTCACCTACACCGTGTGTCTCGGCATGGGGATAGACTGGAGAGTGGCCCTCGCTGCCGTGTTCGTTGAAGGTCTGATCTTCATAGGCTTGACACTCGTTGGGTTCAGAAAGTTCGTCGCCGGGATCATACCCGAGTCCATAAAAGTGGCCATCTCCGCGGGTATCGGTTTCTTCATCGCGTTCATAGGGTTGAGAAGCGCGGGAATCGTTGTATCCAATCCTGCCACTTCCGTTACTCTCGGCGATCTCACGAATCCCGGTGTGCTCGTGACGGTCGTAGGGCTCCTGGTGATCGTGGCGCTTTACCACAGGAAGATCCCGGGAGCGGTGATGATAGGGATTCTCGTGGCCACGCTTGTGGGTGCCATCCCCGGCATAGGAGTCACGAAGTACCAGGGAATCGTCGGTCCCGTTCCAGATATATCTCCGACGTTCATGAAGCTCGACTTTTCTGGATTTTTGAGCCTCGACTTCTGGATCGTTGTTCTCACCTTCTTCTTCGTTGACTTCTTCGACACACTCGGTACCATCACAGGACTCGCTCAGAGCGCTGGTTTCATGAAGAACGGAGAGCTTCCGAGGGCGAACAGGGCATTCCTCGCGGACGCGATAGGAACTTCTGTAGGTGCACTCTTTGGAACTTCGACAGTGACCACGTACATCGAGAGCGGTGCGGGTATCGCTGAAGGAGGAAGAACTGGTCTCACGGCTCTCGTCGTTGCCCTATGTATGCTCGCCATGCTCTTCTTCGCCCCTCTCGCCCAGACGGTTCCTGGATACGCGACCGCTCCCGCTCTGATCTTCGTTGGGGCGCTCATGATCGGAAACCTTGGAAGAGTGAAATGGGATGACATCACAGAAGCGCTCCCCGCGTTCATTACCGTCATAACTATGCCGCTCACATACTCTATAGCCAACGGAATAGCGCTCGGCATCATCTCCTATGCATTGGTGAAGCTCTTCTCCGGGAAATCGAAAGAAGTACACTGGTTCACGTGGATTCTCGCTCTCGCCTTCGCTTTGTGGTTGCTCTTCATAAAGCATTGA
- a CDS encoding ABC transporter substrate-binding protein has product MKKFLVALMVILSVFALAKVKVTFWHAMGGGHGKTLQEIVNTFNELHPDIEVEAVYVGNYGALSQKLLAAAQAGELPTISQAYSNWTAKLIQSGVVQPLNEFVNDPKIGLTKEEWEDIFKPLRDNCMWGDTIYAVPFNKSLYVLYYNADAFAMYGVDVPKTIDELYEAARIMTEDFDGDGKIDQYGFGFRTTVDFFQILLTLRGGSILKQVDGKWVSNIDSQETRDVLAFVKKMVDDGIAYSQGGYLDGIFGQQKIMMYISTIAGRPYVEKSTKGKFTWSWAPVPTWVTNKVPFAGTDIIMFNTASEEEKKAAWEFMKYLISPEVTAYWAINTGYIPVRRSALETSIWKEAAKSDPLLEIPLKQIDNAVFDPQIGVWYEIRTVVGNMFSDFINGKVDMETAIKTADQKIREYLKEEYGE; this is encoded by the coding sequence GTGAAGAAATTTCTCGTTGCTCTCATGGTGATTCTCAGTGTTTTTGCCCTCGCGAAGGTGAAGGTCACGTTCTGGCACGCCATGGGCGGGGGACACGGTAAAACTCTCCAGGAGATAGTGAACACCTTCAACGAACTCCACCCGGATATCGAGGTCGAAGCGGTCTACGTTGGAAACTACGGTGCACTCTCTCAGAAGCTCCTCGCGGCAGCGCAGGCAGGAGAACTTCCCACGATCTCGCAGGCCTATTCCAACTGGACGGCGAAACTCATCCAGAGCGGTGTTGTGCAGCCTCTGAACGAGTTCGTGAACGACCCGAAGATAGGCCTCACGAAGGAAGAGTGGGAAGACATCTTCAAACCTTTGAGGGACAACTGTATGTGGGGAGACACCATCTACGCGGTTCCGTTCAACAAGAGTCTCTACGTGCTCTATTACAACGCGGACGCTTTTGCGATGTACGGCGTGGATGTTCCCAAAACGATCGATGAGCTTTACGAAGCGGCGCGAATCATGACAGAAGACTTCGATGGAGACGGAAAGATCGATCAGTACGGTTTTGGTTTCAGAACGACCGTTGACTTCTTCCAGATACTCCTCACACTCCGCGGTGGTTCCATCCTGAAACAGGTCGATGGAAAGTGGGTCTCCAACATCGACAGTCAGGAAACAAGGGACGTTCTCGCTTTCGTGAAGAAGATGGTGGACGATGGTATCGCGTACTCCCAGGGTGGATACCTCGACGGGATCTTCGGTCAGCAGAAGATCATGATGTACATAAGCACGATAGCGGGAAGACCCTACGTTGAGAAATCCACGAAGGGTAAGTTCACCTGGAGCTGGGCTCCAGTTCCCACCTGGGTGACGAACAAAGTTCCATTTGCCGGAACGGATATAATCATGTTCAACACGGCAAGCGAAGAGGAAAAGAAAGCAGCCTGGGAGTTCATGAAGTACCTCATATCACCAGAAGTCACCGCTTACTGGGCGATCAACACGGGTTACATTCCCGTGAGAAGAAGCGCCCTCGAAACGTCGATCTGGAAGGAAGCGGCGAAGTCCGATCCTCTGCTCGAAATACCATTGAAGCAGATAGACAACGCCGTGTTCGATCCACAGATCGGTGTATGGTACGAGATCAGAACGGTGGTTGGAAACATGTTCTCCGATTTCATCAACGGAAAGGTGGACATGGAAACTGCGATAAAGACGGCGGATCAGAAGATAAGGGAGTATCTCAAGGAAGAATACGGCGAGTGA